The region TTCGCCCCGCCCGGCTGGGACAACCTGTACAAGCACCTGAGCAGCGACACCTTGCAACAGAAGGCTATGATCGACGCCGGCCTGCTGGTGGAAAATGCCGAGACGGGTAAGCGCTACGACCGGTTCCGCGACCGCGTGATGTTCCCGATCCGCGACAGCCGTGGCCGGATCATCGCTTTCGGCGGCCGAGTACTGGGGGACGATAAACCCAAGTACCTGAACTCCCCGGAAACCCCCGTGTTTCATAAAGGCCAGGAACTCTACGGCCTGTTCGAGGCGCGCAAAAACAATCGCAACCTCGATGAAATCATCGTGGTGGAAGGCTACATGGACGTGATTGCCCTCGCCCAGCAGGGCCTGCGCAATGCCGTCGCCACCCTGGGGACTGCCACCAGCGAAGAACACATGAAACGCCTGTTTCGCGTGGTGCCCAACGTATTGTTCTGCTTCGACGGCGACCAGGCCGGCCGTAACGCCGCCTGGCGCGCACTCGAAGCCACACTGTCGAGCCTGCAGGATGGGCGCCGCGCACGCTTCCTGTTCCTGCCTGAAGGCGAAGACCCTGACACCCTGGTGCGCTCCGAAGGCACCGACGCCTTCCGCGCGCGCATTAATCAGCATGCGCAGCCCCTGGCGGACTATTTCTTCCAGCAACTGACCGAAGAAGCCGACCCGCGCTCCCTCGAAGGCAAGGCCCACATGGCCACCCTCGCAGCACCGCTGATCGACAAAGTGCCGGGCGCCAACCTGAAGTCACTGATGCGCATGCGCCTGCTGGAAATAACCGGCTTGAGCGGCGAGGCCGTCAGCCAGCTGGTACACAACGCACCGCAAGACGCGCCACCCGCGTACGACCCAGGCATGGATTACGACGCCATGCCGGACTATTCCGACTTCCACCAACCGCAGGACGCCTACGCGCCACAGCAGGAGTGGACACCGAAAAAGCCCGGCGCCGGCGGTAAAAAATGGGACAAGAAGCCGTGGAGCAAGAACGGCAAGCGCGGTGATCGTGATGAGCCCTACGCCCCACGCACGCCCCTGGCGGTCGAAGCCCCGACACTTATTGCGTTGCGAACGCTTATTCACCACCCGCAATTGGCGGGAAAGGTGGAAAGCGCCGACCATTTTGCCAACGAGAGCAACACCTATGCTCAGGTACTGATCGCCTTGATCGAGGCGGTACAGAAAAATCCTAAGCTAAACTCAATTCAGTTGATGGCTCGTTGGCATGGCACCGAACAAGGCCGCCTCCTTAAAGCACTTGCAGAAAAGGAGTGGCTAATTGACGGCGACAACCTTGAACAACAGTTTTTAGACACCATTACTAGGTTATCCGCGGGTCAGCATACGCAGACCCTCGATGAACTCATCAAAAGAGCGAGGCAGCCGGGATTGTCGGCTGAAGAGCAAATTCAGATAGCAAAACAGATGCGTGACCTCTTAAAACAGAATGTTTCCGCATCAAACCCGACCTCAGCTGGCGTGTGAGGTCATAGCTCGGGTATAATCCTCGGCTTGTTTTTTGCCCGCCAAGACCTTCAGTGGATAGGGTGTTATGTCCGGAAAAGCGCAACAGCAGTCTCGTATCAAAGAGTTGATCGTTCTCGGTCGTGAGCAGGGTTACCTGACTTACGCGGAGGTCAACGACCACCTGCCTGAGGATATTTCAGATCCAGAGCAGGTGGAAGACATCATCCGCATGATTAACGACATGGGGATCAACGTATTCGAAGCTGCGCCAGATAAGGATTCCCTTATGCTGGCGGACGCCGATACCGACGAGGCTGCCGCTGAAGAAGCGGCTGCCGCGCTGGCCGCTGTGGAGACCGATATCGGTCGTACCACCGACCCTGTGCGCATGTATATGCGTGAAATGGGTACCGTCGAGCTGTTGACACGTGAAGGCGAAATTGAAATCGCCAAGCGTATCGAAGAGGGTATCCGTGAAGTGATGGGCGCAATTGCGCACTTCCCAGGCACGGTTGACCACATTCTCTCCGAGTACACCCGCGTCACCACCGAAGGTGGTCGCCTGTCCGACGTTCTGAGCGGTTATATCGACCCGGACGACGGTATTGCGCCGCCTGCCGCCGAAGTACCGCCGCCCGTCGACCCGAAGGCCCCTAAAGCCGACGACGACACCGAAGAAGACGATGCTGAAGCCAGCAGCGACGACGAAGATGAAGTCGAAAGCGGCCCGGACCCGATCATCGCTGCCCAGCGTTTCGGTGCGGTTTCCGATCAAATGGAAATCACCCGCAAGGCCCTGAAAAAGCACGGTCGTGGCAACAAGCTGGCAATTGCCGAGCTGGTGGCCCTGGCTGAGCTGTTCATGCCAATCAAGCTGGTGCCGAAGCAATTCGAAGGCCTGGTTGAGCGTGTTCGCAGTGCCCTTGAGCGTCTGCGTGCCCAAGAGCGCGCAATCATGCAGCTCTGTGTACGTGATGCACGCATGCCGCGTGCCGACTTCCTGCGCCAGTTCCCGGGCAACGAAGTTGATGAAAGCTGGACCGATGCACTGGCCAAAGGCAAGGCGAAATACGCTGAAGCCATTGGTCGCCTGCAGCCGGACATCATCCGTTGCCAGCAGAAATTGACCGCGCTTCAAACCGAAACCGGTTTGACGATTGCTGAGATCAAGGACATCAACCGTCGCATGTCGATCGGCGAGGCCAAGGCCCGCCGCGCGAAGAAAGAGATGGTTGAAGCGAACTTGCGTCTGGTGATCTCCATCGCCAAGAAGTACACCAACCGTGGCCTGCAATTCCTTGATCTGATCCAGGAAGGCAACATCGGCTTGATGAAGGCTGTGGACAAGTTCGAATACCGTCGCGGCTACAAGTTCTCGACTTATGCCACCTGG is a window of Pseudomonas antarctica DNA encoding:
- the dnaG gene encoding DNA primase, whose product is MAGLIPQSFIDDLLNRTDIVDVVSSRVQMKKAGKNYTACCPFHKEKTPSFSVSPDKQFYYCFGCGAGGNALGFIMDHDNLDFPQAVEELAKAAGMEIPREESGRPHKPRQPTDSPLYPLLTAAADFYRQALKSHPQRKAAVDYLKGRGLTGEIARDFGLGFAPPGWDNLYKHLSSDTLQQKAMIDAGLLVENAETGKRYDRFRDRVMFPIRDSRGRIIAFGGRVLGDDKPKYLNSPETPVFHKGQELYGLFEARKNNRNLDEIIVVEGYMDVIALAQQGLRNAVATLGTATSEEHMKRLFRVVPNVLFCFDGDQAGRNAAWRALEATLSSLQDGRRARFLFLPEGEDPDTLVRSEGTDAFRARINQHAQPLADYFFQQLTEEADPRSLEGKAHMATLAAPLIDKVPGANLKSLMRMRLLEITGLSGEAVSQLVHNAPQDAPPAYDPGMDYDAMPDYSDFHQPQDAYAPQQEWTPKKPGAGGKKWDKKPWSKNGKRGDRDEPYAPRTPLAVEAPTLIALRTLIHHPQLAGKVESADHFANESNTYAQVLIALIEAVQKNPKLNSIQLMARWHGTEQGRLLKALAEKEWLIDGDNLEQQFLDTITRLSAGQHTQTLDELIKRARQPGLSAEEQIQIAKQMRDLLKQNVSASNPTSAGV
- the rpoD gene encoding RNA polymerase sigma factor RpoD translates to MSGKAQQQSRIKELIVLGREQGYLTYAEVNDHLPEDISDPEQVEDIIRMINDMGINVFEAAPDKDSLMLADADTDEAAAEEAAAALAAVETDIGRTTDPVRMYMREMGTVELLTREGEIEIAKRIEEGIREVMGAIAHFPGTVDHILSEYTRVTTEGGRLSDVLSGYIDPDDGIAPPAAEVPPPVDPKAPKADDDTEEDDAEASSDDEDEVESGPDPIIAAQRFGAVSDQMEITRKALKKHGRGNKLAIAELVALAELFMPIKLVPKQFEGLVERVRSALERLRAQERAIMQLCVRDARMPRADFLRQFPGNEVDESWTDALAKGKAKYAEAIGRLQPDIIRCQQKLTALQTETGLTIAEIKDINRRMSIGEAKARRAKKEMVEANLRLVISIAKKYTNRGLQFLDLIQEGNIGLMKAVDKFEYRRGYKFSTYATWWIRQAITRSIADQARTIRIPVHMIETINKLNRISRQMLQEMGREPTPEELGERMEMPEDKIRKVLKIAKEPISMETPIGDDEDSHLGDFIEDSTMQSPIDVATVESLKEATRDVLSGLTAREAKVLRMRFGIDMNTDHTLEEVGKQFDVTRERIRQIEAKALRKLRHPTRSEHLRSFLDE